One window from the genome of Spiractinospora alimapuensis encodes:
- a CDS encoding PLD nuclease N-terminal domain-containing protein — protein MVLVGVALALAAVVLWVYSLFDALTTPSTEVRTLPKLAWVAVIVLLLQIGALLWLFFGRPRVLATSNAAPTAGPASGTPSSPKPTGGTQRGGGPIGPDDDPDFLRDINRRINPED, from the coding sequence ATGGTATTGGTCGGAGTCGCCCTCGCCCTCGCCGCGGTCGTGCTGTGGGTCTATTCCCTTTTTGATGCCCTGACCACGCCCTCCACCGAGGTACGCACCCTCCCGAAGTTGGCGTGGGTGGCCGTGATCGTGCTCCTGCTCCAGATCGGCGCGCTGCTGTGGCTGTTCTTCGGTCGCCCCCGCGTGCTGGCGACGAGCAACGCCGCCCCCACCGCCGGGCCCGCCAGCGGGACACCCTCCAGCCCGAAGCCCACCGGGGGCACACAGCGGGGCGGAGGGCCCATTGGACCGGACGACGACCCCGACTTCCTGCGCGACATCAATCGGCGGATCAACCCCGAGGACTGA
- a CDS encoding BldC family transcriptional regulator, protein MESTSERLLTPGEVASLFRVDPKTVTRWAASGRISSIRTPGGHRRFRESEVHALLHGEAPDLAR, encoded by the coding sequence GTGGAAAGCACGAGCGAGCGTCTCCTGACGCCCGGCGAAGTGGCATCACTATTCCGGGTTGATCCCAAAACGGTGACGCGCTGGGCCGCGTCCGGACGGATCAGCAGCATCCGTACCCCGGGGGGACATCGACGCTTTCGTGAATCCGAGGTCCACGCGCTCCTGCACGGGGAGGCTCCGGACCTGGCTCGCTGA
- a CDS encoding DUF4229 domain-containing protein — MRSVITYTGARLLLFVAAFGLVYMLGGRGVVGLVIALVISGLASYVLLAGQRDAMSRSIVERISRLRGVGQRLDEAAAKEDPVADTNSRGPETTSESAAEVPESQTPETGSSPSAAHDTPKP, encoded by the coding sequence TTGCGAAGCGTTATCACTTACACGGGCGCGCGGCTGCTGCTGTTCGTGGCCGCCTTCGGTCTCGTTTACATGCTCGGTGGTCGCGGTGTGGTGGGTCTCGTGATCGCTCTGGTGATCAGTGGACTCGCCAGCTATGTGCTGCTCGCCGGACAGCGGGACGCGATGTCGCGTTCTATTGTCGAAAGGATCAGTCGACTCAGGGGGGTCGGCCAACGCCTCGACGAGGCGGCGGCGAAAGAGGACCCCGTCGCGGACACCAACTCCCGTGGCCCCGAGACCACGTCCGAGTCCGCCGCTGAGGTCCCTGAGTCGCAGACCCCGGAGACGGGGAGCTCTCCGAGTGCGGCACACGATACACCCAAGCCCTAG